A part of Cryptococcus gattii WM276 chromosome G, complete sequence genomic DNA contains:
- a CDS encoding Suppressor of action mutation 2-like protein, putative (Similar to TIGR gene model, INSD accession AAW44692.1) — translation MPASPTTEEAGARDAQTRPATPPHHVPLETPGAGPSRLATPDPELDTAFERELALDPEDEEQDRENFLRKRNDYIELEQSIKSSNELLHSLESSLSTFQTDLSAVSGQISELQQKSSDIENQLKGRKAIIPALNSLLSDITLPPSLVLTLRDTLPSQNADIWLSAITQLDEKITAVKARSKVRAVKEVEPIIEGLTVKALHVLPPFLLSLIKPLKSASKGLSTNMGVLQTGVLLKYQPFYAFLLKQGPRLAKQVERGYVNAARAYYETGFRRYARALGQIRARTVEKNDLIGVVSSEAAAAILSGTQEGMKQAYERLKFAEVDEGAVVLAYMVDDKELRLPVEALFRSLSLVLMDNASAEFTFIVRFFSRPSNRTAELKSFRSHESTPLDSPSPSSSADLPSEAAGQNQAARKRVGVNESNEWLKDAERIWHEVFDPALDYCTGFLHSMLDVPPPAVPLLTIIRLNDHLLATCDARGTLPLIPYLTGQKLAMWPIFRKEMDQHIESLKKLADDAEGKGLAGFIGKSVKDGAVRQVASRYAGLYTCVTALSEEADEAMLFSSMARLRAELVRLTHLQSLKIKSSAERHSFLSSIYEIVMHELVSGPGQTTHPRLQSELSFFRTREEEARRRISDVQ, via the exons ATGCCTGCTTCGCCCACTACAGAGGAAGCTGGTGCCCGTGACGCCCAGACACGTCCTGCCACTCCTCCACACCACGTCCCCCTCGAGACACCAGGAGCCGGTCCCTCAAGACTAGCTACGCCTGACCCCGAACTCGACACTGCATTCGAGCGAGAGCTGGCTCTGGATCCAGAAGACGAGGAGCAAGATAGAGAGAACT TCTTGCGGAAGCGGAACGATTACATCGAGCTCGAGCAATCCATCAAG TCAAGTAATGAGCTGCTACATTCTCTGGAATCATCTCTATCGACTTTCCAAACTGACCTCTCGGCAGTCTCTGGACAAATCTCGGAGCTTCAGCAGAAGAGCTCAGATATTGAGAACCAGCTCAAAGGGCGCAAGGCAA TCATACCCGCTCTCAACTCTCTGCTTAGTGATATAACGCTCCCTCCTTCCCTCGTCCTTACCCTTCGCGATACCCTTCCCTCCCAAAACGCCGATATCTGGCTGTCGGCCATCACACAGCTCGATGAGAAGATCACTGCAGTCAAAGCCCGGAGCAAAGTGCGAGCTGTGAAAGAAGTCGAACCGATTATAGAGGGTCTCACAGTCAAAGCTCTTCATGTCCTTCCGCCGTTTCTGCTCTCCCTCATCAAGCCTCTGAAGTCGGCATCCAAAGGACTGTCAACCAATATGGGTGTGCTGCAAACCGGCGTCCTGCTCAAATACCAACCCTTTTACGCATTCCTCTTGAAACAGGGGCCAAGGTTGGCCAAGCAAGTCGAGAGGGGTTATGTCAACGCAGCTAGAGCATATTACGAGACCGGTTTCCGCCGGTATGCTCGAGCGCTAGGTCAAATCAGAGCTAGGACAGTGGAGAAGAACGACTTGATAGGGGTGGTATCTAGTGAGGCTGCAGCAGCGATCTTGAGTGGAACGCAGGAAGGAATGAAACAGGCGTATGAGAGATTAAAGTTTGCTGAAGTCGATGAAGGGGCGGTGGTTCTGGCCTATATGGTCGATGACAAGGAATTA CGATTACCTGTTGAGGCCTTGTTCAGATCACTGAGCCTTGTTCTGATGGACAATGCGTCGGCGGAATTCACGTTTATCGTTCGCTTCTTCTCACGACCATCCAACCGTACTGCGGAACTTAAATCCTTCCGATCCCACGAATCCACACCTCTCGACTCGCCCAGcccatcatcttctgccGATCTGCCATCTGAAGCAGCCGGCCAAAACCAGGCGGCCAGAAAGAGGGTTGGGGTGAACGAATCCAATGAATGGCTGAAAGATGCGGAGCGCATATGGCACGAGGTGTTTGATCCGGCTCTAGACTACTGCACCGGTTTCTTACATTCGATGCTTGATGTTCCTCCACCGGCTGTACCGTTACTCACCATCATCCGGCTGAACGATCATTTGTTGGCAACGTGTGATGCCCGAGGTACCCTTCCTCTTATCCCGTACCTCACTGGACAAAAGCTTGCCATGTGGCCGATATTTAGAAAGGAGATGGATCAGCATATTGAGAGCCTAAAGAAACTCGCCGACGATGCGGAAGGAAAAGGGCTGGCGGGCTTTATTGGTAAAAGTGTCAAGGATGGAGCAGTGAGACAGGTTGCAAGTCGGTATGCAGGGCTGTACACTTGCGTGACGGCCTTGAGTGAAGAGGCAGACGAAGCAATGTTGTTCTCTAG TATGGCACGACTTCGTGCCGAGCTGGTTCGACTGACACATTTGCAATCGCTCAAGATTAAGTCTTCAGCTGAGAGGCACTCGTTCCTGTCCTCCATCTATGAGATCGTCATGCACGAGCTGGTTTCTGGACCGGGGCAGACAACACATCCGAGGTTGCAGAGCGAGTTGTCGTTCTTCCGGACtagagaggaagaagcgagaagaagaatcAGTGATGTCCAGTAA
- a CDS encoding Bud site selection-related protein, putative (Similar to TIGR gene model, INSD accession AAW44690.1) — MSELFKDIPEFVETDIGESLAARTETLGTFRELGPPDLCHVVKVYGKPPTQREIGSYHYCSGVEASTSASLAAYLNSLQFSVEDSSAWFGKGSAWKVRSGTYCCFNAFSRVDMRVEANIPGGVDAFVVDLHGQRHPATPELWQETYLSAILRAIRYADDASYRLAGYRKLDPITTPEAEERFLKAAEALFFKGWQLGSDPEIQVATVVTNHLTSAILKYFSDSFRLDRAANLFERMMDKEPEVAALVAKSYIGMNEEIKAVKIMNAALTANPQSYPILHAQVDFLLSKHKYEWAQQVAQQAVNSAPSEFMTWAKLTETYIELGQLDQALLTLNSCPMFTYNERDLHRMPTPAKSNMPIKKFIADSNLVDEDSSRENEADIALLRLPAPNLRGTFAKAYSLLTLLVSKIGWDELLKIRSSVFVMEEEYRLHKTNVSVDMNGEAGDGASVAGLKRTSSEGVNTPSDIPTIRISSESMRAPNAASGTGFSEKPGTRKPALEKPETAQANEDPNSPLGMKSEGEQPVSAFSHKRLCERWLDNLFLVLYEDLRVYTIWRAEISHFKTQHMSYRKTGTEWEILGELASRLHHKEEAKEAYQRCLESKFSAKALMKLLESYANEGDLQKTLTAAVRLTTYHHRWYMDASYPSMVAHYLYKVGLIHGHAKIQYTMLSMNLPVGIFEIMQGYMKYGATFNVEGSEF, encoded by the exons ATGTCAGAGCTATTCAAGGACATCCCAGAGTTTGTAGAG ACCGACATCGGAGAGAGTCTTGCAGCCAGAACAGAAACCCTTG GCACTTTCAGAGAACTAGGCCCTCCAGACTTGTGCCATGTTGTGAAAGTTTATGGAAAACCGCCGACTCAACGAGAG ATCGGGTCCTATCACTACTG CTCTGGCGTAGAGGCTTCAACCTCTGCATCACTCGCCGCCTATCTCAACTCTCTGCAGTTCTCAGTGGAAGATTCATCTGCATGGTTCGGCAAGGGGTCGGCATGGAAAGTTCGAAGCGGGACATATTG CTGCTTCAACGCCTTTTCGCGAGTAGATATGCGGGTGGAAGCCAATATTCCCGGTGGTGTTGACGCATTTGTGGTGGATCTTCACGGTCAAAG ACACCCTGCGACCCCTGAGCTCTGGCAAGAGACGTACCTGTCTGCAATTTTGCGTGCCATTAGATATGCAGACGACGCTTCTTATAGGTTGGCAGGATATAGAAAGCTGGATCCGATCACAACGCCAGAAGCAGAGGAAAGATTTCTTAAGGCCGCTGAAGCGCTGTTTTTCAAAG GCTGGCAGCTTGGCTCAGATCCCGAAATACAGGTCGCAACAGTTGTCACCAACCACCTTACCTCTGCCATTCTAAAGTATTTTTCCGACTCTTTCAGGCTTGATCGTGCCGCCAACCTCTTTGAAAGGATGATGGACAAGGAGCCAGAGGTGGCCGCTCTCGTGGCTAAGAGTTACATTGGCATGA ACGAGGAGATCAAAGCTGTCAAGATTATGAACGCGGCCCTTACCGCCAATCCTCAATCCTATCCCATCCTCCATGCTCAAGTCGATTTTCTCCTCTCCAAACACAAATACGAATGGGCCCAACAGGTCGCTCAGCAGGCGGTCAATTCCGCACCCAGCGAATTCATGACCTGGGCCAAACTCACTGAGACGTACATTGAGTTGGGGCAACTCGACCAGGCTTTGTTGACGCTCAACTCATGCCCAATGTTCACTTATAACGAGAGAGATCTTCATCGGATGCCTACCCCTGCAAAGTCTAATATGCCGATCAAGAAGTTCATCGCAGACTCCAATTTAGTGGATGAAGATTCATCAAGAGAAAACGAG GCCGATATTGCCCTCCTCCGTCTCCCCGCTCCCAACCTCCGCGGCACGTTTGCCAAAGCGTACTCCCTCCTTACTCTCCTTGTCTCTAAGATTGGCTGGGATGAGCTTCTCAAGATCAGATCCTCCGTCTTCGTCATGGAAGAGGAGTATCGTCTGCACAAAACGAATGTCTCTGTCGACATGAATGGCGAAGCTGGTGACGGTGCATCCGTTGCGGGCTTGAAGAGGACCTCGTCCGAAGGAGTCAACACTCCCAGCGACATACCTACCATCAGGATATCGAGCGAGTCGATGCGAGCGCCCAATGCGGCCTCAGGAACAGGGTTCAGCGAAAAGCCAGGTACTCGCAAGCCCGCTCTGGAGAAGCCCGAGACAGCACAAGCGAATGAAGATCCCAATTCGCCTCTGGGGATGAAGAGCGAAGGAGAGCAGCCCGTTTCGGCATTCTCACATAAGCGACTATGTGAGAGATGGTTAG ATAACCTCTTTTT GGTTCTCTATGAAGACTTGAGAGTCTACACTATTTGGAGAGCAGAGATATCTCATTTCAAAACCCAACACATGTCTTACCGAAAAACTGGTACCGAG TGGGAGATCCTTGGTGAACTGGCCTCACGTTTGCATCACAAAGAAGAGGCTAAAGAAGCGTACCAACGCTGTCTCGAATCCAAATTCAGCGCAAAGGCCCTTATGAAGCTTCTTGAATCGTATGCAAATGAAGGCGACCTCCAAAAGACCTTGACAGCAGCTGTGAGGCTGACAACCTATCATCACCG ATGGTATATGGACGCGTCATACCCGTCGATGGTCGCGCATTATTTGTACAAGGTTGGACTCATACATGGGCACGCCAAAATACAATACACAATGCTCAGTATG AACCTGCCGGTCGGGATCTTTGAAATAATGCAAGGCTATATGAAATACGGGGCGACGTTCAAT GTCGAGGGTTCAGAATTTTAG
- a CDS encoding Chitin synthase 2, CHS2 (Similar to TIGR gene model, INSD accession AAW44688.1): MAYHGSRDSNRRQPQSNYPSNYSNPSQYSIPDSVYSGHSTNVQQVPSPGGYHQQPSPTTRAINPTYYQPQPTASSMTSHDMLYGRPSPSPNQYGTAPGDVFRGPGPTIIPSHQTPYKPYPDQSYSFHTDYSDENKPFASTTHLVSPQKEWDIGSAVPVTTMPTINHLPYQPYQAYPPQPSPSPTTPRGGTTHWHAMRKQLLERRVIKQIPLHNGNLVMDVPVPKGAIPSTKGLGVIDGEMDSMRYSAATCDPDDFMRSKFSLRQYLYGRKTELFIVMTMYNENSELLLRTLNAVIKNIAHLTTRTRSKTWGPDSWKKVVVCIVADGRKVIDPRVLKVLQLMGVYAEGVMKDHVVDKETQAHIFEYTSQVVVSQTGEVGFGSTPIQLLFCLKEQNKKKLNSHRWFFNAFGPLIKPSVCVLLDVGTKPSGHSIYELYKCFEKHPNVGGACGEIFADTGKWGKYLWNPLVAGQNFEYKMSNILDKPFESVFGLISVLPGAFSAYRYEAVANHADGTGPLAAYFRGELMNQPGATATIFDRNKFLAEDRILAFEIVVKKNARWRLHYVKAAKAGTDVPATVPEFISQRRRWLNGSIFAATYAMVCFWRIWTSGHGIFRKFTLTILTIYNLVNLLFNWLSVSSFYLAFFFLISSSISGSSDPFNGAGDEIFQVFNKVYIALIFVVLVCSLGNRPQGSNFMYTFCCSIFMFAVCQGILLYCAGWTVYQTVPHTSEGWIDVSALFGNKTFVQLALSLMATYGLYLISSLLYFEPWHMLTSFVQYLLLLPSYVNILLIYAMCNLHDVSWGTKGDNGSSKDLGAAKKVEKDGKEMAEVALPTKQEDVEALWQQARQELRVPVKEKAEKRSAETKRADEDRNFRTNVVLLFLGSNMLIILLFTSSTFTNWVNSHFVYATSSTFNPYLTVIFYAVLALSALRFTGCVLYLAFRMFGY, translated from the exons ATGGCTTACCACGGCTCCCGCGACAGCAACCGTCGTCAACCGCAAAGCAATTACCCTTCTAACTATTCAAACCCTTCACAATATTCCATACCAGACTCGGTCTATTCGGGCCATTCCACCAACGTCCAACAAGTTCCTTCCCCTGGCGGATATCACCAGCAACCTTCTCCAACCACTCGGGCGATCAATCCAACGTACTACCAGCCACAGCCCACCGCATCCTCCATGACTTCTCACGATATGTTGTATGGCCGACCCAGTCCTAGTCCTAATCAATACGGCACAGCGCCGGGAGATGTATTTCGAGGTCCTGGCCCTACGATAATACCTTCTCATCAGACCCCATACAAACCTTACCCGGACCAATCTTATTCTTTTCATACAGATTATTCTGATGAAAACAAACCTTTTGCTTCTACTACCCATCTGGTCTCTCCTCAGAAAGAATGGGACATTGGATCTGCAGTGCCGGTTACAACGATGCCAACTATCAACCATCTACCTTACCAGCCTTATCAAGCGTACCCGCCTCAGCCTTCCCCATCCCCGACTACCCCCCGAGGAGGCACCACCCACTGGCACGCTATGCGGAAGCAGTTACTGGAGAGACGAGTGATCAAGCAGATCCCTCTGCACAATGGCAACTTGGTGATGGATGTGCCCGTGCCAAAGGGAGCCATCCCTAGCACCAAAGGACTAGGCGTAATAGATGGTGAAATGGACAGCATGCGGTACTCGGCAGCCACTTGCGACCCTGATGACTTTATGCGAAGCAAATTCAGCCTGAGGCAATATTTGTATGGCAGAAAGACAGAGCTTTTT ATCGTCATGACCATGTACAACGAGAATTCCGAGCTCCTTCTTAGAACACTGAATGCTGTCATCAAGAATATTGCCCACCTTACGACTCGCACACGCTCAAAAACTTGGGGGCCGGATTCATGGAAAAAAGTCGTAGTTTGTATCGTTGCTGATGGCCGAAAGGTTATCGACCCAAGGGTTCTCAAGGTGCTGCAATTGATGGGTGTCTATGCCGAG GGTGTCATGAAAGACCATGTTGTTGACAAGGAAACCCAAGCCCATATTTTCGAGTACACTTCGCAGGTCGTAGTGTCACAAACTGGAGAGGTTGGCTTTGGTTCCACCCCCATCCAGCTACTATTCTGCCTCAAAGA ACAAAACAAGAAAAAACTCAATTCTCACCGTTGGTTTTTCAATGCCTTTGGCCCACTTATCAAGCCCAGCGTTTGCGTGCTTTTGGATGTCGGCACGAAACCCTCCGGTCATTCTATATATGAGCTCTACAAATGCTTTGAGAAGCATCCCAATGTTGGGGGAGCTTGTGGAGAAATTTTTGCAGATACTGGAAAGTGGGGAAAGTACCTATGGAACCCCTTGGTAGCAGGCCAAAATTTCGAATACAAAATGAGCAACATCCTCGATAAGCCGTTCGAAAGTGTCTTTGGACTAATTTCAGTTCTTCCTGGAGCGTTTTCTGCCTATAG GTACGAAGCAGTGGCGAATCACGCCGATGGGACAGGTCCTTTGGCCGCCTACTTTCGAGGCGAGCTCATGAACCAACCTGGTGCTACGGCAACGATTTTTGACAGGAACAAGTTCTTGGCGGAAGATCGTATTCTCGCATTTG AGATTGTTGTCAAAAAGAATGCACGCTGGCGCCTGCATTATGTCAAGGCCGCCAAAGCTGGTACTGACGTCCCCGCTACCGTCCCCGAGTTCATCTCTCAACGACGGAGATGGCTCAACGGATCCATCTTTGCTGCAACATACGCAATGGTATGTTTCTGGAGAATCTGGACCAGTGGACATGGTATCTTCAGAAAGTTCACTCTTACTATTCTGACAATATACA ATTTGGTTAATTTGCTCTTCAATTGGTTATCTGTCTCCTCATTTTACCTTgcattcttcttcctcattAGCTCGTCCATTTCTGGCAGCTCTGATCCTTTCAACGGGGCGGGAGATGAGATATTTCAGGTTTTTAACAAGGTCTATATTGCCTTGAT TTTTGTCGTCTTGGTCTGTTCCCTGGGCAATCGTCCCCAAGGATCCAATTTTATGTACACTTTTTG CTGTAGTATATTCATGTTTGCTGTTTGCCAAGGTATCTTGTTGTATTGTGCTGGATGGACAGTCTATCAGACAGTTCCACACACTTCGGAAGGTTGGATAGATGTCTCTGCGTTGTTTGGTAACAAAACCTTTGTCCAGCTGGCGCTTTCTCTCATG GCAACATACGGGCTGTATCTTATTTCATCGCTTCTTTACTTTGAGCCCTGGCACATGCTCACATCTTTCGTTCAATacctccttcttcttccctcatATGTCAATATCCTCCTCATCTACGCCATGTGCAATTTGCATGACGTCTCGTGGGGAACCAAGGGTGATAATGGTTCTTCAAAAGATCTTGGTGCTGCAAAGAAGGTagagaaggatggaaaggaaATGGCCGAAGTAGCTTTACCGACAAAGCAGGAGGATGTAGAGGCTTTGTGGCAACAAGCCAGACAAGAGTTGAGGGTGCCTGTGAAAGAAAAGGCCGAAAAGAGAAGCGCCGAAACAAAAAGGGCCGACG AGGATCGCAACTTCCGAACTAACGTCGTTTTGTTATTCCTTGGTTCAAACATGCTCATCATCCTACTCTTCacttcttccaccttcaCCAACTGGGTCAACTCGCATTTTGTGTATGCGACCAGCTCGACTTTCAATCCTTACCTT ACCGTCATCTTCTATGCCGTTCTCGCCCTCTCAGCCCTTCGATTCACAGGCTGCGTACTGTATCTCGCCTTTAGGATGTTCGGCTACTAA
- a CDS encoding Hypothetical protein (Similar to TIGR gene model, INSD accession AAW44686.1; CNG02510): protein MKLSTTLPLVLFPALTFAHAEGIHPAHRRHSARSGSGGYGKRAPALLDDLTGLLIGDSGSTSHAASSTSTTSSAGASSSSVHSSVASTSAAATTTSQNEETSTSAASSLPSTSSTSSTSTSTTTTAVSSSTAGPSVNESSTVSSSSSTSTTSSSSSTVQSLSPSIASTTSSTATESNVLSSASGSVHYTTNAAGQTQLVTVVLTQSAVDATAHAATASATSTSAAKESKFPTGGIIGICVGVGAAILALIALAVWRMKRRGRDEDEAIRWPELNRHGDSDAHHALPARETGQHGFETNPLQRSLSSSSELQYADYPIASHPDYDLPQHSPVPMALNGSSFGASSSLEDDYALSEKYPPTSPHAPSHDDHDNYTSLPPPVQPQASVGLGMGGAMFGHTTTPEMEEDPYGGVQMTQLSHGVTYQDMTSPEYSHQPMPNLHDYRFE, encoded by the exons ATGaaactttcaacaactCTTCCCCTCGTCCTTTTCCCAGCTCTTACTTTTGCTCATGCCGAAGGTATTCATCCAGCTCACCGCAGACATTCCGCTCGGAGCGGTTCCGGTGGGTACGGGAAACGTGCTCCAGCCTTGCTGGACGATCTGACTGGTTTACTCATCGGTGATTCTGGCAGTACG TCCCATGCTGCTTCATCAACATCAACCACATCCTCTGCTGGGGcgtcttcatcctctgTACACTCATCAGTTGCTTCCACCTCGGCTGCAGCAACGACCACCTCTCAAAACGAGGAAACATCTACTTCAGCGGCTTCTTCTCTACCATCTACTAGCTCCACCTCTTCAACATCAACTTCCACCACAACGACAGCGGTCTCTTCATCTACGGCTGGTCCGAGTGTGAACGAGTCGTCGActgtttcttcttctagCT CCACGTCaacaacctcttcttccagctcTACCGTGCAGTCACTTAGCCCTTCTATTGCGTCTACCACATCATCAACAGCCACTGAGTCGAATGTCCTGTCGTCTGCTTCTGG CTCTGTTCATTATACGACAAATGCCGCCGGTCAAACTCAGCTTGTCACGGTCGTTCTTACCCAGTCAGCAGTTGATGCGACTGCACATGCCGCTACCGCTTCGGCAACTTCGACAAGCGCTGCCAAAGAAAGCAAATTCCCAACTGGGGGTATCATTGGTATCTGTGTCGGTGTCGGTGCCGCCATCTTGGCTTTGATCGCGTTGGCCGTCTGgaggatgaaaaggagaggtcgtgatgaggatgaggctATCCGATG GCCCGAACTCAACCGTCACGGTGACTCTGACGCCCACCACGCTCTTCCTGCGCGTGAAACTGGCCAACACGGTTTCGAGACTAACCCTCTTCAACgttctctctcttcttcctccgAGCTTCAATATGCCGATTACCCCATCGCTTCTCATCCTGACTACGACCTTCCTCAGCACAGTCCTGTACCCATGGCTCTCAATGGCTCATCATTTGGCGCATCGAGCTCGCTTGAAGACGATTATGCTTTGTCTGAAAAGTACCCTCCCACCAGTCCTCATGCTCCAAGCCACGACGACCATGATAACTACACCTCATTGCCCCCTCCCGTACAGCCCCAAGCTTCAGTGGGACTTGGTATGGGTGGAGCGATGTTTGGACATACCACAACACCtgagatggaggaggaccCTTATGGTGGGGTTCAGATGACTCAACTTAGTCACGGTGTTACGTATCAGGATATGACTTCGCCCGAGTATAGTCACCAACCAATGCCCAATCTTCATGATTACAGGTTCGAGTAG
- a CDS encoding PHD-finger protein, putative (Similar to TIGR gene model, INSD accession AAW44684.1) — MSRLPPAKRARRSTRAISSISEQPEAGPSRSVNDESPTKLDRGKGKAKATVTQAQEKQGKQSEEEKDTTEELEAWQDFAADHYETVEQLPLELHRNFRLLRELDDGALAQMDTLKKLIRAYVSGRIALERPRSSSTPPKEAAFENSNREEDIIDAEMAEETLPLHEIPEEGEESVIPPGTAAEPVNSAEPSLDPSLTNEKQREPGIPKADGAGGLIISCVPEREAPARAKFPPLPSSPIVQPSGAFKNDAQNIDSLAQTPAPLAHSSSTQLKASRPPGPHSLLPEISRLVREIVRTSDEKVAVAIGAYNAVDRHIRALDSALTAQEASILLGLRPSTLPSNAVDEALDQEGGTGKTGTGQVLDGRSRGQGIVDVVGEGEDGEVTLGMGGGGSRRKGKKRKGKPKQSESQGESEEVKAEEHWNIPPDPNEPRYCYCNRVSFGEMIGCDNDECPLEWFHLPCIGLENPPTGKWLCDLCKPKTNGHGTGTSAGPARKGRVSAGRKR; from the exons ATGTCTAGACTGCCTCCGGCCAAGCGCGCGAGACGCTCTACTAGGGCGATCTCATCTATCTCGGAGCAGCCAGAAGCTGGCCCATCTCGCTCCGTCAATGATGAGTCACCCACTAAGCTTGACAGGGGTAAAGGCAAAGCGAAAGCCACTGTTACACAAGCACAAGAAAAACAAGGCAAACAatcagaagaagagaaggataCAACAGAAGAGCTTGAAGCATGGCAAGATTTTGCTGCGGACCATTATGAAACAGTTGAGCAATTGCCTTTGGAGTTGCATAGGAATTTTAGACTGCTGAGGGAGTTGGACGATGGGGCGTTAG CGCAAATGGACACGTTGAAGAAACTTATACGTGCCTACGTGTCGGGAAGAATAGCTCTGGAACGACCGAGATCATCGTCGACTCCGCCAAAAGAAGCGGCGTTCGAGAACAGTAATAGGGAGGAGGATATCATCGATGCTGAGATGGCAGAGGAAACATTGCCGCTTCACGAGATACCcgaagaaggagaggaaagCGTTATTCCACCTGGAACTGCAGCCGAGCCTGTGAACTCAGCTGAACCGTCTTTAGACCCATCGTTAACAAATGAGAAACAAAGGGAGCCAGGAATACCTAAAGCGGACGGTGCAGGTGGTCTCATCATTTCTTGTGTGCCGGAAAGAGAAGCCCCAGCACGAGCAAAATTCCCTCCCCTGCCATCGTCACCAATAGTTCAACCCAGTGGGGCCTTTAAGAATGACGCTCAAAACATCGATTCTCTTGCTCAAACTCCAGCTCCACTAGCCCATTCATCATCGACCCAGCTGAAAGCATCCCGCCCGCCTGGCCCACACTCTCTGCTACCAGAGATTTCACGCCTTGTCCGCGAAATTGTGCGGACTAGCGATGAGAAGGTCGCTGTTGCCATCGGCGCTTACAACGCT GTTGACAGGCATATACGCGCTCTGGATTCTGCCCTCACTGCCCAGGAAGCATCTATCCTCCTTGGTCTTCGCCCTTCAACACTCCCATCAAATGCCGTCGACGAGGCTCTCGATCAGGAAGGTGGTACAGGCAAGACTGGAACTGGGCAGGTTCTAGACGGGCGGAGTCGTGGGCAAGGAATTGTCGATGTTGTGggtgaaggagaagatggggaGGTGACACTGGGAATGGGCGGGGGTGGATCGAGAAGAAAGGGcaaaaagagaaaaggaaagcCAAAACAAAGTGAATCTCAAGGCGAAAGTGAAGAAGTCAAAGCGGAAGAACACTGGAATATCCCTCCAGATCC AAACGAACCAAGGTACTGCTATTGCAACAGAGTCTCATTTGGAGAGATGATTGGCTGTGAC AACGACGAGTGCCCATTAGAATGGTTCCATCTTCCATGTATAGGTCTTGAGAACCCGCCGACAGGCAAGTGGCTATGTGATCTGTGTAAACCGAAAACGAACGGTCACGGTACGGGGACTTCCGCAGGACCAGCTAGAAAGGGTCGGGTCAGTGCAGGAAGAAAACGATAA